In the genome of Gloeotrichia echinulata CP02, one region contains:
- the leuC gene encoding 3-isopropylmalate dehydratase large subunit, producing the protein MSKGTLFDKVWDLHTVGTLPSGLTQLFIGLHLIHEVTSPQAFAMLRERGLKVLFPERTVATVDHIVPTDNQARPFVDQLAESMIEALEQNCQENGITFYNIGSGNQGIVHVIAPELGLTQPGMTIACGDSHTSSHGAFGAIAFGIGTSQVRDILASQTLALSKLKVRKIEVNGTLNPGVYAKDVILHIIRTLGVKGGVGYAYEYAGTTFEQMNMEERMTVCNMAIEGGARCGYVNPDQVTYDYLKTRDFAPKGADWETAIAWWESIHSDTDAEYDDVVVFNAADIPPTVTWGITPGQGIGVNQLVPKPEELLEEDRFIAEEAYSYMDLFPGQPIKGTKIDVCFIGSCTNGRISDLREAAKIAKGRHIAEGIKAFVVPGSERVKKEAEAEGLDKIFQDAGFEWREPGCSMCLAMNPDKLQARQISASSSNRNFKGRQGSASGRTLLMSPAMVATAAIKGEVADVRDLL; encoded by the coding sequence ATGAGCAAAGGTACCCTGTTTGACAAAGTTTGGGACTTACATACCGTTGGTACACTTCCATCAGGGCTAACGCAACTATTTATCGGGCTACATTTAATTCACGAAGTCACCAGTCCACAGGCCTTTGCCATGCTCAGGGAACGGGGTCTGAAGGTATTATTTCCAGAGCGGACTGTAGCGACAGTAGATCATATTGTCCCTACAGATAATCAGGCGCGTCCTTTTGTCGATCAATTGGCAGAGTCGATGATTGAAGCCCTAGAGCAGAATTGTCAAGAAAACGGAATTACATTTTATAACATTGGTTCTGGCAATCAGGGCATTGTCCACGTTATCGCCCCAGAATTAGGACTCACCCAACCAGGAATGACTATCGCTTGTGGAGATAGCCATACATCCAGTCATGGTGCTTTTGGGGCGATCGCCTTTGGTATCGGTACCAGCCAAGTACGCGATATTCTCGCCTCCCAAACCCTGGCTTTATCAAAATTGAAAGTCCGCAAAATCGAAGTAAACGGTACCCTCAATCCTGGCGTCTACGCTAAAGATGTCATCCTCCATATCATCCGCACCCTGGGCGTCAAAGGTGGAGTAGGTTACGCCTACGAATACGCAGGTACAACCTTTGAGCAAATGAACATGGAAGAGAGGATGACCGTTTGCAATATGGCGATTGAAGGCGGTGCAAGATGCGGTTACGTCAATCCCGATCAAGTTACCTACGACTACCTCAAAACTAGAGACTTCGCCCCCAAAGGCGCAGATTGGGAAACAGCGATCGCTTGGTGGGAATCAATCCACAGTGACACCGACGCCGAATATGATGATGTCGTAGTATTCAACGCCGCTGATATACCCCCCACAGTCACTTGGGGAATTACCCCAGGTCAAGGTATCGGCGTCAACCAATTGGTGCCCAAACCAGAAGAACTGCTAGAAGAAGACCGATTTATTGCCGAAGAAGCTTATAGCTACATGGATTTATTTCCTGGTCAACCGATCAAAGGCACTAAAATCGATGTTTGTTTCATTGGTAGCTGTACAAATGGCAGAATTAGCGACTTACGGGAAGCAGCGAAAATCGCCAAAGGACGCCATATAGCTGAAGGAATCAAAGCCTTCGTGGTTCCAGGTTCCGAAAGAGTCAAAAAAGAAGCCGAAGCCGAAGGATTAGACAAAATCTTCCAAGATGCTGGATTTGAATGGCGCGAACCCGGATGTTCCATGTGCCTAGCCATGAACCCCGACAAACTCCAAGCAAGACAAATCAGCGCCTCCTCCTCCAACCGTAACTTTAAAGGTAGACAAGGTTCAGCCTCTGGACGCACCTTACTCATGAGTCCGGCGATGGTCGCAACCGCTGCAATTAAGGGCGAAGTCGCCGACGTGCGCGACTTACTTTAA
- a CDS encoding transposase, which produces MLVLEYKAVVKIATSKAIDEAIRTSQFVRNKVLRYWMDNRGVKPSALKCGKKELYQYNTQLRAEFKFVNDLNSHACQASVENVERAINRFFDNCKKNKPGKKGYPRFKKHSRSVEYKVSGWKLHPTKRRITFTDKKGIGELKLLGKWDIHQYPVELIKRVRIVRRADGYYVQFCVKIDNQQEAPPTTSEIGIDVGLEYFYSDSNGNHQENPRFLRKAEKDIKRVQRNIYKKKKGSSGRRKARGIYARKHLKVTRQRNEHALRMARNLTLANAKVVLEDLNISGLVRNHKLALSISDASWYNFRQWLEYFGAKFGREIIAVPPHFTSQECSNCGARVQKSLSTRTHSCPHCGYVEQRDVNAAKVILRSQCRGRVSRLEATGVRANATGGHPGSNASRDVPSTSVGRRTCKSKERQ; this is translated from the coding sequence GTGTTGGTATTGGAATATAAAGCAGTTGTCAAAATAGCCACATCAAAAGCCATAGATGAAGCTATTCGTACAAGTCAATTTGTGCGAAATAAAGTGCTTAGATATTGGATGGATAATAGAGGCGTTAAGCCTTCGGCATTAAAATGCGGCAAAAAAGAACTATATCAGTACAACACTCAATTAAGAGCAGAATTTAAATTTGTTAATGATTTAAACAGTCATGCTTGTCAAGCATCAGTAGAAAATGTAGAACGTGCTATCAATAGATTTTTTGATAACTGCAAGAAAAACAAACCTGGAAAAAAGGGTTATCCCCGGTTCAAAAAACATAGCCGTTCAGTTGAATATAAGGTGTCTGGATGGAAGTTGCACCCAACAAAACGCCGTATAACTTTCACTGATAAAAAAGGTATTGGCGAACTCAAGCTATTAGGTAAATGGGATATTCATCAATACCCTGTTGAACTAATCAAACGGGTTAGGATTGTGCGTAGAGCGGATGGATACTATGTTCAATTCTGCGTCAAGATTGATAATCAACAGGAGGCACCACCAACTACATCAGAAATCGGAATTGATGTCGGACTGGAATATTTCTACTCTGATAGCAATGGTAATCATCAGGAGAATCCGCGATTTCTCCGCAAGGCAGAGAAAGATATTAAGCGGGTTCAACGTAACATTTACAAGAAGAAAAAAGGGTCATCTGGTAGAAGAAAAGCGCGTGGTATTTATGCTCGTAAACATTTAAAAGTAACAAGACAAAGGAATGAACACGCTCTTAGAATGGCGCGTAACTTAACCCTGGCTAACGCTAAGGTGGTCTTGGAAGATTTAAATATTTCCGGCTTGGTAAGAAACCACAAACTAGCCTTGAGCATTTCTGATGCTTCTTGGTACAACTTCCGTCAGTGGCTCGAATACTTTGGTGCAAAATTTGGACGGGAAATTATTGCCGTTCCTCCCCACTTCACAAGCCAGGAATGTTCTAATTGTGGTGCTAGAGTGCAAAAATCTTTAAGCACCCGTACCCATTCGTGCCCACACTGCGGATATGTTGAACAACGTGATGTGAATGCTGCCAAAGTAATTTTAAGGAGCCAGTGCCGTGGGCGGGTTTCCCGACTTGAGGCAACTGGCGTTCGTGCAAACGCTACCGGAGGGCATCCGGGAAGTAACGCCAGTAGAGATGTGCCCTCTACTTCTGTTGGTCGCAGGACCTGCAAAAGCAAGGAACGTCAGTGA
- the leuD gene encoding 3-isopropylmalate dehydratase small subunit, whose amino-acid sequence MVSEVKTVSGRGVPLVGNDIDTDRIIPARYLKAITFDGLGEGVFIDDRKALNGQHPFDQPQYQGAKILVVNRNFGCGSSREHAPQALAKWGIQALIGESFAEIFFGNCVAMGIPCVSADPATVKQLQELIVANPQAELTVNLETLEVQIANYTAPITMSQGTRSTFISGTWDACGQLVANTDQVRTTAAKLPYIAWALATSR is encoded by the coding sequence ATGGTCAGTGAAGTTAAAACAGTTTCCGGTCGTGGTGTACCCTTAGTGGGCAATGATATAGATACCGATCGCATCATCCCCGCTCGTTATTTAAAAGCCATCACCTTTGATGGATTAGGAGAAGGCGTCTTTATCGATGACCGCAAAGCATTAAACGGTCAACATCCCTTCGACCAACCCCAATACCAAGGCGCCAAAATCTTAGTAGTTAACCGTAACTTCGGCTGTGGTTCATCAAGAGAACACGCACCCCAAGCACTGGCGAAATGGGGAATTCAAGCCTTGATTGGTGAAAGCTTCGCCGAAATCTTCTTTGGTAACTGCGTCGCGATGGGGATTCCCTGCGTCAGTGCCGATCCAGCCACGGTCAAACAACTGCAAGAACTCATAGTAGCCAATCCCCAAGCCGAACTGACAGTCAATCTGGAAACCTTGGAAGTGCAAATTGCTAATTACACAGCCCCAATTACCATGAGCCAAGGCACCAGAAGCACATTTATATCTGGAACCTGGGACGCTTGCGGTCAGTTAGTCGCCAACACCGACCAAGTTCGCACAACTGCAGCCAAATTACCCTACATAGCTTGGGCTTTAGCGACTTCCAGATAA
- a CDS encoding ABC transporter substrate-binding protein — protein sequence MVNNNQRKNTDFARKLASLLVLVGLVGFGGLVVAAIIFIKGYISPPYPQSIIRLSWGEEILIPGKNDDEKNKGADAFKNKDYKQAIQHFEQARKSNILDPEALIYLNNAKAALTDNPVSIAVAVPISNGNGNNPLQGPAEEILRGVALFQNYINDDNNPSSKINGRLLQVEIADDFNDKDRAKDVAETLVKQENILGVIGHYSSKITSPIGDIYGDPKLNDNRLVIISPTSTVLRKSGPDSPDYALPFNNYVFRIASTDSTAASDLVYYIFSQGQNTAAIIKKTENPFSKSLTGEFKRIFEQQQGQVVDECDLDDQNRLITTCINKVKNKVNFIVLALPRDYLEEHAKEAFIDNQMVKLGGDTLYGPNLLAVGTNAIKKLVIAVPWHRNNTNEPPSPFEQNSQEIWQGQVNWRTATAYDATKILIEGLKNTPSRIGLYKELKSDLSVEGATGKVEFDQLGDRKIMTGIGVIVGVQLSSSDPNQIEFFLLEKPHRNPA from the coding sequence ATGGTTAATAATAATCAAAGGAAAAATACAGATTTTGCTAGAAAGCTAGCTTCCTTACTAGTGTTAGTAGGGTTAGTAGGGTTCGGAGGGTTAGTTGTCGCCGCAATTATCTTTATCAAAGGATATATTTCACCACCTTATCCCCAGTCTATTATTCGTTTAAGTTGGGGAGAAGAAATTCTGATTCCTGGAAAAAATGACGATGAGAAAAACAAAGGAGCAGATGCATTTAAAAACAAGGATTATAAACAAGCTATTCAGCACTTTGAACAAGCGCGTAAATCTAACATTCTTGATCCAGAGGCACTAATTTATCTCAATAATGCTAAAGCTGCTCTGACTGATAACCCCGTCAGTATTGCAGTTGCTGTGCCAATTTCCAACGGGAATGGTAATAACCCTTTACAAGGCCCTGCGGAAGAAATTCTCCGTGGAGTTGCTCTTTTTCAGAATTACATTAACGATGACAATAACCCAAGCAGTAAAATTAACGGGCGACTTTTACAAGTTGAAATCGCCGATGATTTCAATGATAAAGACAGAGCTAAAGATGTAGCCGAAACCCTGGTAAAACAGGAAAATATATTAGGTGTTATCGGTCACTATAGCAGCAAAATTACCTCACCTATTGGCGATATTTATGGAGATCCAAAACTCAATGACAACAGACTAGTTATCATTTCTCCCACAAGTACAGTGCTGAGGAAGTCTGGTCCTGATTCGCCTGATTATGCGCTTCCTTTTAATAATTACGTTTTCCGTATAGCTTCCACAGACTCCACCGCAGCTTCTGACCTAGTTTACTATATTTTTTCCCAAGGTCAAAACACAGCAGCTATTATCAAAAAGACAGAAAACCCTTTCAGCAAGTCTCTAACAGGAGAATTTAAAAGGATATTTGAACAGCAGCAGGGACAAGTTGTTGATGAGTGTGATTTAGATGATCAGAACCGTCTGATAACAACTTGCATTAACAAAGTAAAAAACAAAGTAAATTTCATCGTGCTAGCTCTCCCACGTGATTACTTAGAAGAACACGCCAAAGAGGCTTTTATCGATAATCAAATGGTGAAGTTAGGTGGAGATACTCTGTATGGACCAAACTTACTAGCAGTTGGTACTAACGCCATCAAAAAACTAGTGATTGCTGTTCCTTGGCATAGAAATAACACTAATGAACCGCCGTCGCCTTTTGAGCAAAATTCTCAGGAGATTTGGCAAGGACAAGTGAATTGGCGAACTGCTACTGCTTATGATGCAACCAAAATATTAATTGAAGGGCTGAAAAATACTCCTTCTCGAATTGGTTTGTACAAGGAGTTAAAGAGTGATTTGTCAGTAGAAGGTGCTACTGGTAAGGTGGAATTTGACCAATTGGGCGATCGCAAAATCATGACTGGTATTGGAGTTATAGTTGGCGTTCAACTTTCTAGTTCCGACCCTAATCAAATTGAGTTTTTTCTTCTGGAAAAACCACATAGGAATCCGGCTTGA